One genomic window of Thermithiobacillus plumbiphilus includes the following:
- the nikB gene encoding nickel ABC transporter permease, with protein sequence MLKFLLSRLASAGIVILGVVSLVFLLIHLIPGDPVDAMLGESAASTDRAALRQALGLDQPLYVQYFQYLDGLMQLDLGRSLSQDASVTSLLLQRLPATIELAAVALLLALLIALPLGVLAALRQDSAWDRGSMLLALAGVSIPSFWLGPLLILLFAVMLGWLPVSGRENPTSVILPALTLGLGMAAILARMVRASLLEVLGQDYIRTARAKGLPGAQVIGQHALRNAFLPVLTVLGLQLGTLLGGAVITEVVFSWPGLGSLIIDAIQSRDYPLAQGGVLLISISYVLVNTVTDIAAGLLDPRVRRALRT encoded by the coding sequence ATGCTGAAATTTCTGCTCAGTCGGCTGGCGAGCGCCGGCATCGTCATCCTGGGCGTGGTGAGTCTGGTTTTCCTGCTGATCCACCTGATTCCCGGCGACCCGGTGGACGCCATGCTGGGCGAGAGCGCCGCCAGCACCGACCGCGCCGCATTGCGACAAGCGCTTGGTCTCGATCAGCCCCTGTATGTCCAGTATTTCCAGTATCTCGATGGCTTGATGCAGCTTGATCTGGGCCGATCCCTGAGCCAGGATGCAAGTGTTACCAGTCTTTTGCTGCAACGCCTGCCGGCCACCATCGAGCTTGCGGCTGTGGCCCTGTTGCTCGCGCTGCTGATTGCGCTGCCCCTGGGCGTGCTCGCGGCCTTGCGCCAGGACAGCGCCTGGGATCGGGGCAGCATGCTGCTGGCACTGGCCGGGGTGAGCATACCGAGCTTCTGGCTCGGGCCGCTCCTGATCCTGCTTTTTGCCGTCATGCTTGGCTGGCTGCCGGTCAGTGGCCGGGAGAATCCCACCTCCGTGATCCTGCCGGCCCTGACGCTTGGGCTTGGCATGGCGGCGATCCTGGCGCGCATGGTGCGGGCCAGCCTGCTGGAAGTGCTCGGGCAGGACTACATCCGCACGGCCCGCGCCAAGGGATTGCCGGGGGCGCAGGTCATCGGCCAGCACGCGTTGCGTAACGCCTTTCTGCCAGTGCTGACCGTGCTTGGCCTGCAACTTGGCACCCTGCTCGGCGGCGCGGTGATCACCGAGGTGGTATTCAGCTGGCCGGGGCTCGGCAGCCTCATCATCGATGCCATCCAGAGCCGCGATTATCCCCTGGCGCAGGGTGGCGTGCTGCTCATCAGCATCAGCTACGTGCTGGTCAATACGGTCACAGATATCGCGGCCGGTCTGCTGGATCCGCGCGTGCGCCGGGCGTTGCGCACATGA
- a CDS encoding ABC transporter permease, with protein MRRGWLSAGWLGLLALAALLAPLWTQAAMQVRLEHILSTPALGQGVAGWLGHDELGRPLLPRLLLGARTSLLVGLVAALSSAIVGTLIGMLAGYWGGRLDHLLVRVMDVFLAFPGILLAIALAGILGPGINNVIIALTVMGWVGFARLARAQTLAMRHREHVAAALTLGVGRVRILLHHVLPLILAPLTVEASFAVAGAVLSEAGLSFLGLGVQPPAASWGQMIREGTRYMLVAPHLVLFPGLLLMSVVLAANILGDVLRDRLDVNRIP; from the coding sequence ATGAGACGTGGCTGGCTTTCAGCGGGATGGCTCGGCTTGCTAGCCCTGGCGGCCCTGCTCGCACCCCTCTGGACCCAGGCCGCCATGCAGGTGCGACTGGAGCACATTCTGTCCACGCCGGCGCTGGGGCAGGGCGTGGCCGGCTGGCTGGGCCATGACGAACTGGGCCGGCCGTTGCTGCCGAGGCTCTTGCTCGGGGCGCGAACCTCGCTCCTGGTCGGCCTGGTTGCCGCCCTGAGTTCGGCCATCGTCGGCACCCTGATCGGCATGCTGGCCGGCTACTGGGGAGGGCGTCTCGATCACCTGCTGGTGCGCGTGATGGACGTATTCCTGGCCTTTCCGGGCATCCTGCTGGCCATCGCCCTGGCGGGCATTCTCGGGCCGGGCATCAATAACGTCATCATCGCCCTGACGGTGATGGGCTGGGTCGGCTTTGCGCGGCTGGCGCGGGCCCAGACCCTGGCCATGCGCCATCGCGAACATGTCGCCGCCGCCCTGACCCTTGGCGTGGGCCGCGTGCGCATCCTGCTGCACCATGTGCTGCCCCTGATTCTTGCTCCGCTGACGGTCGAGGCGAGTTTCGCCGTGGCCGGCGCGGTGCTGAGCGAGGCGGGGCTGTCCTTCCTTGGGCTCGGGGTGCAGCCGCCTGCGGCGTCCTGGGGGCAGATGATTCGCGAGGGCACCCGGTATATGCTGGTGGCCCCGCACCTGGTGCTTTTTCCCGGCCTTTTACTGATGAGCGTGGTGCTGGCCGCCAATATTCTCGGAGACGTCCTGCGTGACCGGCTGGACGTGAACCGGATTCCTTAA
- the nagZ gene encoding beta-N-acetylhexosaminidase, translating to MSVSLPLGPIMADVAGLSLSAEERERLLHPMLGGIILFGRNCETPEQVVALVAEIKSLRSPSLLVGIDQEGGRVQRLRAGVTRLPAMARLGEVFDRDAAQGLELAQQTGQLLGMEMRSLGIDLSFAPVLDLGLGVSSVIGDRAFHHDPLAIGQLATAFWQGMAAAGLRGVGKHFPGHGSTAPDSHVAIPVDDRPLESITAQDLPPFQALIGAGIPGIMPAHVIYPQIDKQPAGFSRFWLQDMLRGKLGFQGCIFSDDLSMAGAGVVGGPAERVRAALEAGADVALVCNDPSAALEALEAAENMRLAVNAGRLEGMRGRGESEWPSLLAVRDYQALRARIEALA from the coding sequence ATGTCTGTTTCCCTGCCGCTTGGACCCATCATGGCCGATGTCGCCGGCCTGTCCCTGAGCGCCGAAGAGCGCGAACGCCTGCTGCACCCCATGCTCGGCGGCATCATCCTCTTCGGGCGCAACTGCGAAACGCCTGAACAGGTCGTGGCCCTCGTGGCCGAAATCAAGTCCCTGCGCAGTCCCTCCCTGCTGGTCGGCATCGATCAGGAAGGCGGGCGGGTGCAGCGGCTGCGTGCCGGCGTCACCCGCCTGCCCGCCATGGCGCGTCTGGGCGAGGTATTCGATCGGGATGCCGCTCAGGGGCTGGAACTCGCGCAACAGACGGGGCAGCTGCTGGGTATGGAAATGCGGAGTCTCGGGATTGATCTGAGTTTCGCGCCGGTGCTGGATCTCGGGCTCGGGGTATCGAGCGTGATCGGTGACCGCGCCTTCCACCATGATCCGCTTGCCATCGGCCAGTTGGCCACGGCGTTTTGGCAGGGCATGGCGGCGGCCGGCCTGCGGGGCGTGGGCAAGCACTTTCCGGGGCATGGCAGCACCGCGCCGGATTCGCATGTCGCCATTCCCGTGGATGATCGCCCACTGGAGAGCATCACCGCGCAGGACCTGCCGCCCTTTCAGGCACTGATTGGGGCCGGCATTCCGGGCATCATGCCGGCGCACGTCATCTATCCACAAATCGACAAGCAACCAGCCGGCTTCTCGCGCTTCTGGCTGCAGGACATGCTGCGCGGAAAGCTGGGTTTTCAGGGATGCATCTTCAGCGATGATCTGTCCATGGCTGGTGCTGGCGTGGTGGGCGGACCGGCCGAGCGGGTGCGCGCCGCCCTGGAGGCCGGTGCGGATGTGGCGCTGGTCTGCAATGACCCATCAGCCGCCCTGGAAGCTCTGGAGGCGGCGGAAAATATGCGGCTGGCGGTCAATGCCGGGCGGCTGGAAGGCATGCGCGGGCGGGGCGAAAGCGAGTGGCCCTCTCTGCTCGCGGTCAGGGATTATCAGGCACTGCGCGCCCGGATCGAAGCCCTGGCTTAA
- a CDS encoding RsmB/NOP family class I SAM-dependent RNA methyltransferase, producing MSRQFTPSQDLLDFAARYFGARAGEYLACAGQPTQTLIRVNTHRIRVEALISRLAKRGITLHPSGMDPALFSYTPAGANPGGLLEHAMGLFYLQDLSSFAPVRVLDPQPGERVLDMCAAPGSKTTQISQAMQDQGVLLANDVSLGRVRALAFNLDRLGSINVTQSQFDGERLGRLLPDSFDRVLLDAPCSALGIIGSQPEVMNWWNQGEVVRLVRVQEKLFHSAVKALRPGGRLVYSTCTLTPAENELRVDWALKNLPLELEALPELPGLVIEPGWTEVDGLRLDDRVAGCARVFPPDNAAQGFFIAAFRKKAGQGIAIARPRPNPLRPTMRLLSADAPEIRDILHRMETEYGLPMGQLNNYRYVLDKDLWIVSPDQCKEIARIGQRSGIRMARLHPDGRFSKVTSVFLQWASPWVRKRRVDLPDSAAIVQQLLDAGEIPYSGAEKGQVAIFHEGICLGLGFVQNDRLISRIPDSRRNMVRIA from the coding sequence ATGAGCAGACAATTTACTCCCAGCCAGGACCTCCTGGATTTCGCGGCCCGCTACTTTGGTGCGCGCGCCGGCGAATACCTCGCCTGTGCCGGTCAGCCCACCCAGACCCTGATCCGGGTGAATACCCACCGCATCAGGGTGGAGGCCTTGATCAGCCGGCTGGCAAAACGTGGCATCACGTTGCATCCGTCCGGCATGGATCCCGCCCTGTTCAGTTATACGCCCGCGGGCGCCAATCCCGGCGGCCTGTTGGAACACGCCATGGGACTTTTTTATCTGCAGGACCTGAGTTCCTTTGCGCCAGTGCGGGTGCTGGACCCGCAGCCCGGCGAGCGTGTGCTCGACATGTGTGCCGCGCCCGGCTCCAAGACCACCCAGATCAGCCAGGCCATGCAGGACCAAGGCGTGCTGCTCGCCAATGACGTGTCATTGGGCCGGGTGCGTGCCTTGGCCTTCAATCTGGATCGCCTGGGCAGCATCAATGTCACGCAAAGCCAGTTTGATGGGGAGCGCCTGGGCCGACTGCTGCCAGATAGCTTTGATCGCGTGCTGCTGGATGCGCCTTGCTCGGCGCTTGGCATCATCGGCAGTCAGCCCGAGGTGATGAACTGGTGGAACCAGGGTGAGGTGGTGCGGCTGGTGCGGGTGCAGGAAAAGCTCTTTCACTCGGCGGTCAAGGCCCTGCGACCCGGCGGGCGGCTGGTCTATTCCACCTGCACATTAACGCCTGCGGAAAACGAGCTGCGGGTGGACTGGGCGCTCAAGAACCTGCCTCTGGAACTGGAAGCCCTGCCCGAGCTGCCGGGGCTGGTGATCGAACCCGGCTGGACCGAGGTGGATGGTTTGAGGCTGGATGATCGCGTGGCGGGATGCGCGCGGGTGTTTCCGCCGGACAATGCCGCGCAGGGCTTTTTTATTGCGGCGTTTCGCAAGAAGGCTGGTCAGGGAATTGCAATCGCCAGACCCCGCCCCAACCCCTTGCGCCCGACCATGCGCCTGCTCTCGGCCGATGCCCCGGAAATCCGTGATATTTTACACCGCATGGAGACGGAATACGGGCTGCCAATGGGCCAGCTCAATAATTACCGTTATGTGCTGGACAAGGATCTCTGGATCGTCAGCCCGGATCAGTGCAAGGAGATCGCAAGGATTGGCCAGCGCAGCGGCATCCGCATGGCGCGCCTACATCCGGATGGCCGCTTCAGCAAGGTCACCAGCGTGTTTTTGCAGTGGGCCTCGCCCTGGGTCCGCAAACGCCGCGTGGACCTGCCGGATTCTGCGGCTATCGTCCAGCAACTGCTGGATGCCGGCGAAATCCCCTACTCGGGCGCCGAGAAGGGCCAGGTCGCCATCTTCCATGAGGGTATCTGCCTGGGTCTGGGCTTCGTGCAGAACGACAGATTGATCAGCCGCATCCCGGACAGCCGCCGGAACATGGTGCGGATCGCTTAA
- the efp gene encoding elongation factor P yields the protein MKISAFDIRPGNLLEYEKGLWRVAKTQHVKPGKGGAFMQVEMKNIEVGTKTNIRFRSEDKVEKAMVEPRTMQYLYNDGTGYVFMDTSSYEQMSLDADALEGQVEFLLPNTEVQINFHNERPIGVELPPAVVLTIVEADPAIKGQTATSSYKPAKVETGLTVMVPPFVNSGEKIRVNTADGSYIDRA from the coding sequence ATGAAGATTTCCGCTTTCGACATCCGTCCGGGCAATCTGCTGGAGTACGAAAAGGGCCTGTGGCGCGTGGCCAAGACCCAGCATGTCAAGCCGGGCAAGGGCGGCGCCTTCATGCAGGTGGAAATGAAGAACATCGAAGTCGGCACCAAGACCAATATCCGCTTCCGTTCCGAGGACAAGGTGGAAAAGGCCATGGTGGAGCCGCGCACCATGCAGTATCTCTACAATGACGGCACAGGCTACGTGTTCATGGACACCAGCAGCTACGAGCAGATGAGCCTGGACGCCGATGCCCTCGAAGGTCAGGTGGAGTTTTTGCTGCCCAACACCGAGGTGCAGATCAACTTCCACAACGAGCGCCCGATTGGCGTGGAACTGCCGCCGGCGGTGGTGCTGACCATCGTCGAGGCGGACCCGGCCATCAAGGGCCAGACCGCCACCAGCTCCTACAAACCGGCCAAGGTCGAGACGGGCCTGACTGTCATGGTGCCGCCCTTTGTCAACAGCGGCGAGAAGATCCGGGTCAATACGGCCGACGGCAGCTATATCGACCGCGCCTGA